One Alligator mississippiensis isolate rAllMis1 chromosome 1, rAllMis1, whole genome shotgun sequence genomic window carries:
- the LOC102562213 gene encoding major histocompatibility complex class I-related gene protein translates to MQQPCSTLRAALWPIAPVTVQEPLQCLCAVAARAAKVVPGSRLWVLLLLVSTAAMPGTSTGFHCYRHLYMGVSDPSPGVPYFTAMSYVDDQKILHYNSETRRQEPCEDWVQGTVGPDFWDRETRSLWGWQGGFQSNLVTLRYRYNQTGGSHILQLMYGCELHEDNSTGGSMRFGYDGGDFISYDLRTRTWVAETTQAQVTQRRWNEDKALLQDARAYLEETCTTWLRKYLQHGEAALQSKHPVAQVSDRLSWDRRTILSCRVHSFYPRDVAVVWLKNGEVQPQETNCSGVLSSGDGTYQTWATIEIDPSSNHNYTCSVEHESLGAALRVAWDKGRTESNPMQIEGIVIAVGVIAQLVAMAGAGVCCVKRAGRTAEHGAAHNEAAPAQEAAEREAFEVVEKKAVESEASDAMEREALESKALVSKASASSGAAEVSPRHVGQLDCEH, encoded by the exons ATGCAGcaaccctgcagcaccctgcggGCTGCGCTGTGGCCCATTGCACCTGTCACCGTGCAGGAGCCCCTGCAATGTCTGTGTGCAGTGGCTGCAAGAGCTGCAaaggtggtgccaggctcccGACTATGGGTCTTGCTGCTGCTTGTGAGCACTGCAGCCATGCCAGGAACCAGCACTG GCTTCCACTGCTACCGTCACCTCTACATGGGGGTGTCGGATCCCAGCCCGGGCGTGCCCTATTTCACTGCCATGAGCTATGTGGACGACCAGAAAATTCTCCACTACAACAGTGAGACGCGGAGACAGGAGCCATGCGAGGACTGGGTGCAGGGCACTGTTGGACCAGACTTCTGGGACAGGGAAACCAGGAgcttgtggggctggcaggggggattTCAATCAAACCTGGTCACCCTGCGGTATCGCTACAACCAGACCGGCG GGTCTCACATACTTCAGCTCATGTACGGCTGTGAGCTCCACGAAGACAACAGCACTGGAGGGTCCATGCGGTTTGGCTACGATGGGGGAGACTTCATCAGCTATGACCTGAGAACACGCACCTGGGTAGCAGAAACAACACAGGCCCAGGTCACCCAGCGCAGGTGGAATGAGGATAAGGCCCTTCTTCAGGATGCAAGAGCCTACCTGGAGGAGACCTGCACCACGTGGCTGCGGAAGTACCTGCAGCACGGggaggcagcactgcagagca agcatCCCGTGGCACAGGTGAGCGACAGGCTGTCCTGGGACAGACGCACCATCCTGTCCTGCCGGGTCCACAGCTTCTACCCCAGAGACGTGGCTGTCGTCTGGCTGAAGAACGGGGAGGTGCAGCCCCAGGAAACGAACTGCTCGGGGGTCCTTTCCAGTGGAGATGGGACCTACCAGACCTGGGCCACCATCGAGATTGACCCAAGCAGCAACCACAACTACACCTGCAGTGTGGAGCACGAGAGCCTGGGTGCAGCCCTGAGAGTGGCCTGGGACAAGGGCAGGACGG agtCCAACCCGATGCAGATTGAAGGCATTGTTATTGCTGTCGGTGTCATTGCGCAGCTTGTTGCCATGGCAGGCGCAGGTGTTTGCTGCGTCA AGCGGGCAGGACGGACAGCAGAACATGGAGCAGCGCACAATgaagcagcacccg CCCAAGAAGCCGCGGAGAGGGAAGCCTTCGAAGTCGTGGAGAAGAAAGCTGTGGAGAGCGAAGCCTCTGATGCCATGGAGAGGGAAGCCTTGGAAAGCAAAGCTTTGGTGAGCAAAGCCTCGGCGAGCTCCG gagcagctgaagTCTCACCACGGCACGTGGGCCAACTCGACTGTGAACACTGA